CCGGTCGAGGTCGCGCGCGGAGTCGGCGGTCGACACATGACGCAGCAGCGCGGCGTCGCGCTGCGCGCAGCGGCGGCCCAGGTCCCGATACGCGGCGATCCAGATGTTCCGCTGCCGCGCGCCGACCGGGAAGCCGCTGGGTCTGGCGGCGAGCCAGGCCGCGCTCTCCTTGGGGGTCGCGAAGCAGTTCACGGCCGTGCTGTGGCCGACCCCGCGCGGGTCCCAGCTGACGATGTCGAACCGCTCCCGCACCTCGCGCGGGAACAACGGGTAGTTCTGCGGCATCTGGACCGTACCGGGCCCGCCGGGGCCGCCGGGGTTGAAGAACAGGGTGCCGATGCGCCGTCCGGGCCGGGTCGCCTTGTGCCGTACGACCGCCAGGTCGAGGGTGCGTCCGCGCGGGTCGCCGTAGTCCAGCGGCACCTTCGCGGTCGCGCAGTCGAAGTGCCCGTCCCGAGGGCACGGCCGCCAGTCCGGTGCCGGCGCGGGCACCGCCGGTGCCGGTGGGGCGTCCGCCGTGCCGAGGCCCGGTCCGGTGAGTGCGACGTAGCAGCTCAGCGCCACGGCGATGACCGCGGCCCGGTTCCGGCGGACTGCTATCGGTCCGGATATGCGCATGCGTCGTCCTCCCACGGACCGGGCACCCGTCGCACCCGGGCAACGGATGCCGACGGCACCCGAGCCCACCCCACCGCGCCGCGGCACCGGACGCGAGCGGCCGGGGGCCGAACGGCTGAGCCGGCGGCCGGACAGCCGAACAGGTGCCGATCCCGCCTGCGCGGAGCGTCATCCCGGCGCCGCCGTACGCCGCGGGCACCGCTCAGCGGGAGCGCTCCGGCTGCCAGTTCCCGGCGAGTTCGCGGTAGAGGGCCGAGCGTTCGAGCAGCTCGGCGTGGCTGCCCGCGGTGGCCCGGTTTCCGTCCAGCACGAGGATCCGGTCGGCCCGCCGGGCGGAGCTGATGCGGTGGGCGATGACGATCAGTGTGCCGGGCCGGTCGGCGAAGGCGCCCTCGGCGCGCTGCTCCGCCGCGGGGTCGAGATGGCAGGTGGCCTCGTCGAGGAGGACGAGCGGGGCGGGGGAGAGGTGGGCCCGGCCGAGGGCGAGGAGCTGGCGTTCGCCCTGGGACAGCGTCGCCGGGTCGACCCGGGCGTCCAGCCCGCCCAGGCGGGAGAGCAACGGGCCCAGCCCGACCGCGTGCGACGTCGCTTCCAGGGCGGCCGCCGACGCCCCGTCGGGGCACAGGTAGAGCAGGTTGTCGCGCACGGTCCCGGAGAAGACGTACGCCTGCTGGGGGATGAGGACCCGGAGCCGGGCGGGGTCGGGCCTGTACGCCGCGCCCGGTGGCAGTCCGTCCACCCGGACGTCGCCGCTGACGGGGTGCAGCAGGCCGGCGAGGAGACCGGTCAGGGTGGACTTGCCGATGCCGCTCGGACCGACGACGGCGAGGTGTTCGCCCGGCTCGACGACGAGATCGAGGTCGTGGAGCACCGGTTGTGCGGCGGGCCCGTACGCGAAGGTGACCGCCCGCAGTTCGACGCGTGGGCCCGCCGGGAGCCCGGGGGACGGGCACGCGGAGCGGGGGGCCCGCGTGTCGGTGTGCCCGGGGGCATGGTCGTCGGGAGCGGAGCGGACGTCCGGTGTCCGCGCGGGCCGGGTGAGCCGGTCCAGTACGACCAGGAGCCGGGTGCCGCCCGAGCCGAGGGCGTTCATCAGGGTGTGCAGGGCCGGCAGCAGCGCCTGGGTCAGATAGGTCAGCGCACCGAGCACGGCACCGGCGGTGAGGTGCTCCCGCAGCAACCACGGGGTGCTGACCAGTAGCAGGAGGACCGGTAGCTGCCCGGCGACGCCGAGCGCGACGGCCCGGGCGGCGGCCCAGCCCGCCAGGTGCCGGGCGGCCCGCTCCTCGGCGTCGATCAGGGCGTGCGCGCGCGCCGCCACCTCTCCCCGCGCGCCGCACGCGACCACGTCGCGCAGCCCCGCCGCCACCGCGCCGAACTCCGCCGACAGCGTCTCGTCGGCGCGCAGGAAGGCACGCTGCCGCCGGGCCATCGGCACCAGGGTCGCCACGAACAGCAGCAGCCCGCCGGCCAGCGGCGGCAGCACGATCAGCAGCAACTGCGGGGCCAGCGACACCAGTCCGACCAGCGCCCCGGCCGCGGTGAAGACGAACGAACGAGCCACCAGGACCAGTCCGGCGAAGCTGTCCCGCGCCAGTTCCGTCTGGTTGGTCAGCCGGGAGACCACCGCGGTGTCGGCCGCGCGGGCCGGGTCCGCGACCGCCTCGTCCAGCGCCCGGGCCACCACCGCGCCGACCAGGGCGTCACGCAGCGGCTCGACCAGCCCGGCAAGTCCGCGGAAGACGCCCCGCCCGGCCAGACCGCCGAGGACGACGGCCACCGCGGCGACGGCCAGCCAGGTCAGTCCGGTGGCCGTCCGGCCGGCGAGGAACCCGTCGTCCAGGGCCTTGGCCACGCTGTAGCCGCCGAGGAAGGTGTGCGCCGACTCCAGCAGGGACCAGCCGCCCATCAGCAGCAGGACCCGGGCGCGCGCCCGCAGGAAGCGGAGCGCCCGCGGCAGCAGCCGCACCGTGACCGGGGTCATGAGGCGGTACGCGGGTCCGGCGCGGTGCCGGCGAACACCGCGCGGTAGTCGGCGTCCTGCCACAGCAGCGCGTGCGGAGCGACCGCGCGGATCCGGCCGCCGTCCATCCAGGCGACCAGGTCGGCGCGGGCGGCCGAGGCGAGGCGATGGGTGATCAGCAGCCGGGTGCCGGGCCGGACGTCCTCCAGCAGTGCCCGGCTGACGTGGTGTTCGGTGACAGTGTCCAGACTGGAGGTGGCGTCGTCGAGGATCAGCAGTCGCCCCGCGTGCGCGAACGCCCGTGCCACGCCCAGGCGTTGCAGCTCGCCGCCGGACAGCGGGGCGTCGGCCAGGGGAGTGGCGTAGCCGCGCGGCAGCAGGCGTACGAAGGTGTCGGCGCCGGCCGCGCGCGCCGCGGACTCGACGGCGGGGGCGGCGGGCCGATCCGGTCCGAAGGCGAGCGCGGCGCCCACGGTCTCGCCGAACAGCGCCGGCCGCTCGAAGGCGTAGCCGATCTCCCGGCGCAGCTGTGCCGGGTCGGCCTCCGCGAGCGGGACCCCGTCCAGCAGCACCTGGCCGCTGTCGGGATCGGTGAGCCGACCCGCGACGGCGGCCAGCAGGGACTTTCCGGCGCCGGAGTGGCCGACCACCGCCAGGGTCGTCCCGCCGGGCACCGCCAGGTCCACGCCGCGCAGCACCGGGGCGCCGTCGCGGGCGACGGTGACCCCGCGCAGTTCGAGCCGCCCCCGCCCGTCGGCGGGCAACGGGCGGGCACCGTACCGGACCTGCGGCAGGGCGAGCAGTTCGGCGGTGCGCCGGGCCGCGGCGCGGCCCCGGACCAACGCGTTGAGCTGGCCGGTCACTCCTCCCAGGGCCGCGGTGAGCGCGGCGTACCGGGAGGCCGCCAGCAACTCGCCGACGGTGAGGGCGCCGTGGGCGAGCCGGAGTCCGCCCACCGCGAGGACCACGGTGGTCAGCAGCGGCACCAGGATGCCGCTGCCGACGACCGCCCGCCCGTAGACCTGCCACATGAGCCTGCCCTGCGCGTCGAGTTCGGGCAGCGGCGCCAGGACGCGGGCGCGTTCCCGCGCCCCGGTGCCCGCGGCGGCGATCGTCCGGGCCCCGCCGAGCGCCTCGACGAGCCGGGAGGCGATCTCGGCCTGGACGCGCTGATAGCGCCGTACGCAGTCGGAGGAGCCCCGGGCGAAGGTCCGCAGCAGACGGGTCAGGAGGGGCAGCCCGGCGAGGAAGACGGCCGCCAGCCAGACGTCGGTCAGCGCCAGCGCCACCAGCGCCCCCACCGGCGTGAGCACCGCGGCCAGGCCGGTGGCGGCGGTGGTGGGTGCGGTCCCGGCCTCCGCGGCGTTGCCGGTCAGCCGGGTCACCAGGTCGCCGGCGGTGAAGCGGTCGGCGGCGCGGTGCGGGGCCAGCGACAGCAGATGGCCGATCCCGCGCCGGCGCAGCCAGGCGATGCTGCGGGCGGTGGTGACGCCTCCGGCGAGTGCCACCAGGGCATCCAGCAGGACGTCCGCGACCAGCAGGACGGCACTCAGGGTGAGGGCGGCGCCGGCGCCGGGCGCGGAGTCGAGGACGAGGTCGAGGGTGTGGCCGAGGACGGCCGGCAGGGCGATGGCCACACCGGCACCGGCCACACCGAAGAGGCACACCGCGACGGTGTGCACGGGGCTGTGCCGGAAGGCGTCGGTCAGGACGGCCGTACCGGGGTCCGGCTGCCGGCCGGTGGCCGGCGGGCGCGTCGGTGAGGGGGGCCCGGGCGGTGCGGGCATGCGGTGGACCTCGCCTCCGTGGGGCGAACGGTGCGGGGCGGCGGGGCGGAGGGCCCCGCGCAGCCGGTGCTGCGCGGGGCCCCTCTCACCGTGCCGTCGCGGGACTGGGGGCCCCGCTGCGGCAGGCGGTCAGTTACAGGTGGTGACGCTCAGGCTGCTGTCACCGCAGAGGAGGAGGCTCGCCCGGCTGCCGGTGTGCAGCTCCTCGGTGCCCTCGGGCTTCGGGGTCTCCATCGTCTGCAGGTCGAGAAGCGACATGATGATTCCTTTCGTAAGGGGACGGGAGTGCTTTTCTTTTACGGCCCCGGACGGGGCCGGCTTCAGGGCCGCCGCAGCGGCGGGAGGAAGGGCAGGTGCACGGGTGAGTCGTGCAGCGCGCTGCCCAGAGCGAGCAGGCATCCGGCGGTGCCGGTGCTCAGGTCCATGGAGAGCCGCATCATCTGCTCCCCGGCGAAGGCCAGATGGCCTCGGTAGGGAACGGCCCCCCAGGAGAGGGACTCGATCTGGCGGTGCAGGTCGGCGGCGTCGGTGCCCGGGCCGGTGGCGGTGGTGCGGCTCAGGTACAGCACCATGCCGGCCGCACCGCGGAACAGGCCGGGCTGGGCGTAGAACTTGGCCTGGGCGGCCTGGACGATCTCGTCCCGCGCCGCCGCGAACGCGTCGTCCGGCCGGTGGACGAGGTAGTCGTCGAGCACCATGCCGATGCCCACGCTGCCGGCGCCGAGATACGGCATGGTCCGCCAGCCCTCGTTGACCTGCAGGGTGCCGCCCGCGCTCCGTACGCACCGGGCCAGGTCGCGGCGCAGCGCCTCGGCGGCCAGATCCAGCAGCGCGCCGTCGCCGGTGCGTTCGTACAGCCGCAGGAAGAGCAGCGCGGCTCCGCTGTCGCCGTGCAGCAGCCCGGCGCGGGACGGTGCCGTGGTCCCGTCGGCGGGGGCGGTGGGCGGTGCCGCGGAGCGGAGTCGGTGGGCGACCAGCTCCGCGCAGCGCAGCGCCTGGTCCCGGGCGGCGCTCTCCCCGGTGGACCCGGCCAGCGCGTCCAGCGCCAGTCCCACCCCGGCCAGTCCGCTGTGCAGGTCGGGTGCGATGTCCTGCCAGTCCTGCGCGGTGACGAGATCGACGAGATCCAGGGCCCGTTCGCGGTGCCCGAGCCGGTCGAGGACCCAGGCCACACCGGAGAGCCCGTCGTAGAAGCCCAACGGGCTGCCCGACGCG
The sequence above is a segment of the Streptomyces lydicus genome. Coding sequences within it:
- a CDS encoding ATP-binding cassette domain-containing protein; the encoded protein is MTPVTVRLLPRALRFLRARARVLLLMGGWSLLESAHTFLGGYSVAKALDDGFLAGRTATGLTWLAVAAVAVVLGGLAGRGVFRGLAGLVEPLRDALVGAVVARALDEAVADPARAADTAVVSRLTNQTELARDSFAGLVLVARSFVFTAAGALVGLVSLAPQLLLIVLPPLAGGLLLFVATLVPMARRQRAFLRADETLSAEFGAVAAGLRDVVACGARGEVAARAHALIDAEERAARHLAGWAAARAVALGVAGQLPVLLLLVSTPWLLREHLTAGAVLGALTYLTQALLPALHTLMNALGSGGTRLLVVLDRLTRPARTPDVRSAPDDHAPGHTDTRAPRSACPSPGLPAGPRVELRAVTFAYGPAAQPVLHDLDLVVEPGEHLAVVGPSGIGKSTLTGLLAGLLHPVSGDVRVDGLPPGAAYRPDPARLRVLIPQQAYVFSGTVRDNLLYLCPDGASAAALEATSHAVGLGPLLSRLGGLDARVDPATLSQGERQLLALGRAHLSPAPLVLLDEATCHLDPAAEQRAEGAFADRPGTLIVIAHRISSARRADRILVLDGNRATAGSHAELLERSALYRELAGNWQPERSR
- a CDS encoding ABC transporter ATP-binding protein, which codes for MPAPPGPPSPTRPPATGRQPDPGTAVLTDAFRHSPVHTVAVCLFGVAGAGVAIALPAVLGHTLDLVLDSAPGAGAALTLSAVLLVADVLLDALVALAGGVTTARSIAWLRRRGIGHLLSLAPHRAADRFTAGDLVTRLTGNAAEAGTAPTTAATGLAAVLTPVGALVALALTDVWLAAVFLAGLPLLTRLLRTFARGSSDCVRRYQRVQAEIASRLVEALGGARTIAAAGTGARERARVLAPLPELDAQGRLMWQVYGRAVVGSGILVPLLTTVVLAVGGLRLAHGALTVGELLAASRYAALTAALGGVTGQLNALVRGRAAARRTAELLALPQVRYGARPLPADGRGRLELRGVTVARDGAPVLRGVDLAVPGGTTLAVVGHSGAGKSLLAAVAGRLTDPDSGQVLLDGVPLAEADPAQLRREIGYAFERPALFGETVGAALAFGPDRPAAPAVESAARAAGADTFVRLLPRGYATPLADAPLSGGELQRLGVARAFAHAGRLLILDDATSSLDTVTEHHVSRALLEDVRPGTRLLITHRLASAARADLVAWMDGGRIRAVAPHALLWQDADYRAVFAGTAPDPRTAS
- a CDS encoding SapB/AmfS family lanthipeptide — its product is MSLLDLQTMETPKPEGTEELHTGSRASLLLCGDSSLSVTTCN